TTGGTGCTATAGTAGGGGCTTTAAAATTAATCGAAAGGTGAGGACGAAAATGGGAAGCGTAAAGTTCAAGTATACAGATGAAACAGCGGTATATCCAAAGCTAGTTAATGCGGTAAATATTTTGTGTGCTGCAAAGGGCCAGAGCTGCATCTGCACCTCTGGTTACAGGAGTCTGGAAAAACAGAAAAATGTAAATGCTCAATCCTTACAATGTCATAAAGGAGCATACCAAAAACCAGACGGGTCAGTTTGGACAAATGATGGCAAGTGTTGGGCTGCTGCTTACGGTAAATCAAATCATTGCTATTGTATAGCCATGGATATAACAGATAGTTGGTTTCAGGCTCTTACTAATGCCGAATTAAGGAAGTACGGGCTTGTTAAACCAATGAGCTATGAGCCATGGCATGTGCAGCTGCTGGAACACAACGGAATAAATCAGAAACAAAAGGAAGCAATCAGGGACAGTGTACTTAAGGGGGTAAATGAAGAAATGGAAGTAAAAGAATTTCAGTCAATGGCCGGATTGACCGCAGATGGAGTGGCAGGCCCTAAAACAAAAGACAAGGCCAAAGAGATTTTAAGAGTATGCCAGAATATACTAGGGAACGAATACTGCACTGCCGAAGAGGTTATCAAGGCTACTCAAACCAATCCAGCCAGATGGCTTGGTTTGCTAAAAACAGTAAAATACTTTGATGCGTTTGTAATGAATATAGTTAAAAATATGAGGGGAGAAAAGTAATGAAGGAAAAAATTGCAAAACTGATAGACGTAAAGACGATTGTAACTATTGCCTTGGTAGGCGCAGTGATAGTGTTTACAGCCGAGGGCAAGATTGATCCTGAAAAGCTTACATCAATGACAACAATGGCAGTTTCTTTTTTCTTTGCGGTAAAACTGAAGGATCAAAAATAAGGATATGCATACCCGGGACTAAAACTCCCGGGTAAAAAATTTTACCATTTATACAAACATACGTTCTATAGATTGAAGCTAAATATAAAATGAAAAACTTGGAGCAGGCATTTGCTCCTACTTAAATGGAGGATATTTATGAATAGTTTTATTGGATGGATCGGCGGAAAGAATTATTTAAAAAAAGAAATAACAAAAAGGTTCCCGGAAGGTATGAAAAGGTACATAGAGGTTTTCGGAGGAGCGGCATGGGTGCTTTTCTACAAGGATTCTCATGCAGATATGGAAGTTTATAATGACTATAACAGTGAGCTTGTTAATTTGTTCAGGTGTGTAAAGTACCACTGTGGGGAACTGCAAAGAGAGTTGCAATATTTATTAAATTCTAGGGAACTTTTTAATGATTTCAAATCACAATACAATATGCAGGGCTTAACAGATATTCAGAGGGCAGCAAGATTCTTTATGATACTTAAAACCAGCTACGGTAGTAACCAGAGAGATTTTGGCTGTATTAAAAAGAATATTGCCAATATAACCGAATATCTGGACAGGATTAGTGAAAGACTGGCCGGAGTAATAGTGGAGAACAGAGACTTTGAAAACCTGATTAAAATATATGACAGGCTAGATGCTTTCTTCTATCTGGATCCGCCGTACTACGGAACAGAAAAGTATTATCAGGCTGAATTCAAACCCGAGGATCACGAAAGACTTGCCAAAACATTGAAAAGTATAAAAGGTAAATTCCTGCTGTCATACAATGACTGTGAGTATGTAAGGGAACTATACAGAGACTTTACTATTGAGGAAGTTCAGAGAAACCATAATTTACTGAACAGGTATAAGGGGAAGGAGAAGACATATTGTGAGGTGTTGTTGAGGAATTATTAAACATTTTTAACGTTTTTATACAAATTACAAGATTCTACATTTTTCTTAAATTGAGCATGATATAATTACCATACTCAGTGTAAAATGTAAAATATGTACATATTTAGTTTTCCTCTAGAGTAAGAAAGAGATTATACAAAAATTTAATTAATGGAGGCGTATTTTTTTGAGAAAGAAACTTTTAAGCGTAATACTTACAGTTGCAGTAATCTTTTCCTTTAGCACAGTATCCTTTGCACAGGGGGACATGGCTAAATCAAGCAGTAGCATAAACCGTGATACTGTTATAACAAAAGATAATGTAAACGAAATACTAAAAATGTTTGGTTTAGACCCTAGCACTTTTAAGCAAAGTGATACACCTAAAGAAAAAGCAGCTTTAACAGTGGGACAACTTGAAGATGCAATTAGAACTATAAACGAGCAGTTAAATGATAGTGCTGTAAATGAAAAAACTAATAGTGGTTATTCTTCAGAATCAAAAATATCCGTCGTAAAACAAAAAGTCGATAGTAGCTATATTTCAGAGCCTAAAGTTGAAAGTGCACTAAGTGCTTCGTCAACTCCGGTTATCGGAACAGTAAGACTTTCAAAAACTACTTCACCAACTTCTTCATACGACCTAAAATATTCAACAAATGCAAGTTTTGCTAGAATGGATACTACACCTGTATATAAAGTTTACACTGGTACAAATAGCCCAAACGTGTTATTATTTGATAAGGCGGCACCTGGTAATAAGAATGTTTTGACTAGTGTTAATTCTGTATCATCTACAAATACTTCTGATATGGTTACTTTAAACGCTCAAGTTGTTGTATCCTATTATTTAGTTATAGGAGTTGAAGGTACAGAATTGTCTATTGAAAAATTAATGAGTACTAATACAATAACTGCAAAACAAACTTGGGATACTTCCTATATTCCCAATCAATTTTAACAATGAATAAAAAAGTCATATAATCAAAAAGAAACTATTGAGTTTAGCCAATGGTTTCTTTTTGATGTATGGGAATAAATAGTGATTGTTATACGCGTAGAACAATACAGACTTTTTCTTTTCATCTTCTGCTTAAATAAATTATTGAAAATAATAACTATTTTAGAAAATACTTATTATAAATGTAACTCTAAAATTGTAAGGGGAAATATTTTATGAATGAAAATAGGCCTATAATAATAACGATGATTGGTGATTTATCCATATTGTCTGGAATGCTTACAATAGGAGCTATTATTTTTCCCGGCTATTTTGCAAAGCTTGGATTTCACATGAATCCACTACCTATTTATTCTAATATAGTAATGAACATAATTCTTACATTAATTTTTATAACGGCATCAGTAGGTTTGTTATGGCTCAAAAAGTGGGGCTATTGGCTAACGATAGTTTATCATTTTTTCTATTTATTAATAAATGTTATTTGGCACTTACAAAATAAACAAGTACCTCTTTCATTAACTATTGTAGTTGCATTAGTAATAATTATTGATATTATTCCATACCGAAAATACTTTACTTAGAATACTACTTCTACCAGTAGAACAAGAATGACAATAATGTAATGACATTCTGCATGATTCAATTCCATCAATGAATTTACAAGGTAGATTGTGACTGTAAATATTTAAGCAAAAATACAAATAGTTATAAGTAAATTAGGTAGTTGATGCTTATTGACCATGCCTATACCCACTTATATCCGTTGTTATCTTTGACTGGTACGGTTCGCCTCCACCATCAAAGCTAACAATTGTGTCAGTTTCGATATGGTTATCGAAAACGACAACACGGCAAACATAAGTCTGGATGATCCGTTTCTGATCTTCCGGGCTTTTGTTTTTTATGTCGGAATCTTGTTCCAGATAGGAACGGATGAAATCCCTAGAAGGAGAATTTATTTCAGCCTGTCGCTTTGCTTCCTCGATACTGATAACAAGGGCTGATTTTCTTGCCTCCAATTCATCCATCTTCTGTTTCAGGGAAGGGTGGAACATTCCGTTGGCAATTGCATTTACAGTATTATTTATCTTTGTTTGAATTCCGGCTGTTTCGTTTTCAAAATCTTTTATGTTGGTTGAAATTACAGTGGAACGGGACATTGCATATTCGGAAAGCATGTCAGCCATTCTTTCAATAGCCCCCGGAGCGAAGAACAAACCAGTAAGGAAAAAGAAAGCATTGAAGAAATCAATGCAGAGAAATTAAACGCCCTTAAGCAAAGGAATCAATCAGGGACAGTGTACTTAAGGGGGTAAATGAAAAAATGATAGTAAAAGAATTTCAGTCAATGGTCGGATTGACCGCAGACGGAGTGGCAGGCCCTAAAACAAAAGAGAAAGCAAAAGAGCTTTTAAGAGTATGCCAGAATATACTAGGGAACGAATACTGCACTGCCGAAGTATAATGCCCCCCAATGTCAAGACAAACATTTTTAAATTTTAGTTAGGTCTCCTTTCGATGGGTGTATAGTGTTTGTTAGAGCTTGTCAAGGTCTTAAAAATGTTGTTTAATTGACAAGTTTGGATACCAACGTCTATTCTTGGTAGCTTTATAAAGGCTCCTGCCTTACAGCGAGAATAGATATCTGCCTAAGCTTAGGCAGTTTTTTCTGCTAGGGTTCTATAATAAACTTCTCCTGGTGTCCTATACTCTAAGGTCTGATGTGGACGGTAAATGTTGTAATAAGCTATATACTCCTGAATAATGTTACGTAATTGCTTAGGTGTGGAATATTCCTCAAGATATAACTTCTCCCATTTCAGACTGCGCCAGAAGCGTTCAATACAGATATTATCAAGGGCTTGACCTTTTCCATCCATTGATACTTTTATGTTGTTCTCTTTCAAAAGATTTATATAATCTTCACAGGTAAAC
This genomic stretch from Ruminiclostridium cellulolyticum H10 harbors:
- a CDS encoding DNA adenine methylase; protein product: MNSFIGWIGGKNYLKKEITKRFPEGMKRYIEVFGGAAWVLFYKDSHADMEVYNDYNSELVNLFRCVKYHCGELQRELQYLLNSRELFNDFKSQYNMQGLTDIQRAARFFMILKTSYGSNQRDFGCIKKNIANITEYLDRISERLAGVIVENRDFENLIKIYDRLDAFFYLDPPYYGTEKYYQAEFKPEDHERLAKTLKSIKGKFLLSYNDCEYVRELYRDFTIEEVQRNHNLLNRYKGKEKTYCEVLLRNY
- a CDS encoding peptidoglycan-binding domain-containing protein, with protein sequence MIVKEFQSMVGLTADGVAGPKTKEKAKELLRVCQNILGNEYCTAEV
- a CDS encoding peptidoglycan-binding protein; translation: MGSVKFKYTDETAVYPKLVNAVNILCAAKGQSCICTSGYRSLEKQKNVNAQSLQCHKGAYQKPDGSVWTNDGKCWAAAYGKSNHCYCIAMDITDSWFQALTNAELRKYGLVKPMSYEPWHVQLLEHNGINQKQKEAIRDSVLKGVNEEMEVKEFQSMAGLTADGVAGPKTKDKAKEILRVCQNILGNEYCTAEEVIKATQTNPARWLGLLKTVKYFDAFVMNIVKNMRGEK